In Apodemus sylvaticus chromosome 7, mApoSyl1.1, whole genome shotgun sequence, the sequence GTACAGGTTGTAAACAGCATGGTCTGAGGGGGCAGCACAGGTGTTAGCATTCCTGCCCCacgtccctcccttcctccctcttattTCCCAACCCTTCCCCCCTAAGCCTGTAGCTTCtactttaaaagagagagaaaagctaaAAATTggttttatgagtgtgtgtgtctgtgtgtgtaggtcagaggggCTTCTTAACAGAGTCAATTATCTCCTGTGTGGTCGTCAGTACTTTTACCTGCTCACGTCCTCATCTTTTCCTAACCACTCACTTCCTGCCCCTTTGCCTCCCGCCTTCCGCCTTCCGCCTTCCCTCCTGCTCACTGGTATTTTGTATACTCACTGGTGTTTTCTGAAGCAAATTCCCTCAAGTCCAGGTCTCTTAGTGGGAAATTCACAAATGTTGTGAGCTTGCTGGTTCGTATCCTGGATTCTGAGAACCGCTTCAGGTCTGATGGCTCTAGTCAAGGACGTGAAGCAGGAAGACAGTCCCTGGAGAAGCAGCTCTTCCCGGGAAGCAGGATAGCAAACAAGTCTACAGAGTTTTTTCCTTatgctgctcccctccccttttgGTTCCTTGACATCAGTCACCCCCCAAAATCAGCGCCCCACCCTGGGGGTTAAGGATACGGAGCACCAAGATCTTTGGGAACCTCTGGACAGAGAACTTCTTTATACATCGTTTTCTGGCTCGGCAGCGGCAGCATGTCTGAAACACAAGACAGAAGTGGCTGGAAAGAGCTTAAGGCCTGAGGCAGTGAGACGTGGGGGCTCTTCTCCAGCCAGGCACAGTGACGGTGGCTGTTCTGTCACTGAGGAGTGACTTACTGGCTTCTCATCCCCATCCAATATATCCTCTTTGGTGAAGAGCCTCATACAGTCCATTAACGTTACCTCAGGATAACCTCTCTGCAAAGAAAGAGGGTCCAGGTCAGTGGTCACAACCTCGCAAAGCCCGAGAGCGGTGCTGTCGGGAGTGAGCGTGCGAGCGAGGACCACAGCTGAGCATACCTTTGCAATGGGCAACGAGAGGTCCCAGAAGGGATCGAAGACTGTGGAGCAGTAGCCACAGTCAGTGCATGTCAGGGAGCTCTTTAGCTGCCCAACGAAGagatctgaggagagagaggcagatggtCAGCCATGCTCTTCATGCTAAGTGCTCGCCTTCCTTTCCCACCCATTCTTGCCTTCGAGAGCCACAGGCAGAAGCAGGGTCCCCTGGGAAAAATGATCCAAAAAGTGGGTAACAATAGAAGCAGATATTGTCCTATCTATATACTTACCCCCAATCCGACTGTCTTCCCTTTCTAGATACTTCCTCCACATCTGTCGTCCCTTTTCTTCATCACTGACAGGAAGACAGCTAGGTCAGAACTCAAACCCTGGAAGGCTTTAGGGTCTTCATATATTTACATCTGTTACTGTCTGTGGTGCTGGGCCTGGAATCTCTGGCCTCGCTCCTGTTCACACAACCCTCTGGAGCTGGGTTCTCCttggtaccccccccccccccccaagtcacGGTTCTCCTGAGCCAGGattaacccaggctggtctcaaattcttaAGCCTTCCTACCTCAGCTTTTTCaattctaggattacaggtatatactaccatgcctggcttcaacCTTTTAATCTTCAAAAGCAATCTTAGCAGGTGTAACTTAGTGACAGAGCACACAAGGGCCTAGGTACACAGACGCATGCACAACACCGAAATACAAAGTCCAAGCAATCTGATTCTCCCCAGATCATTACTCTTATAGAAGTAGGTACAAATGCCAAGTTCACAAAGGCTTCTCTTGAGGCAGGACCTCCTCTTACTTACGGGAGATGATCGAGGTTCTCGGGGCTGGCCTTAGGCCTTGCTGCCACCCGGTTCACCTCATTGTGGAGACCATCCAGAAGGAAACGAAGGAATTCCTGAGCATCCTGCTGACTGAACCCAAACAAGGTGAGAGGGCGAGCGGCATCCACCAGACCCTGCTTGTGCCACCAGCCACCATGGGAGGTCACTCATGCCAGGCCCTTACTTGTAGCCAACGAAGCGTGGTGCATATCTCTGGATctgggtcttgaactcagatgGGCTCACCACGTCGTTGGGGGACGACGTCCATATGGTCTGGATTAGCTTTGCAAACTCTGTTAGGAGCCATTACACAGGGTGGAGAACAGGtgacattatttattcatttcaagatagggttcctctgtgtagctctggctgtcctgtaactaaCTCCTtagaccaggttgacctggaattcagagatctgcctgcctcttacccggctgagatattttcttttttaaaaagttatttaaagagagagagagtgtgtgtgtgcttatgagtGCCCAAGGAGGGAGCTAGAtctggaaaccaaactctggtcctctggtgCACTTTcgtagtgcatgcctgtgatcccgagctaaggaaggaagatcaggaattcaaggccggcTTAGGCtccatgagactgtctcaaaaaacaacaaaacaaaacaagaaactaaaACCAAGACAGCCAAGCAAGCCAAGCCTCCCACAGATCGACAATGGCAATGAACAGACAGACATGACAGAGATGCCGTGAGGCACGATGGAGGCACCTCCatcccaacacctgggaggccCAAGCAAGAGAATAACGCACAAGGCTGTGCTTCACAACAGAGTCTGAAACTTGAGCCCCAACCAAGAacaggcaaagaaagaaaactagaggggtgggggtgtgttCACGTCAGTCCAGCCTGGAGgaacagaagagctgagaagggCAGCGGGGCCACGCCCACAGGGGCCCTCACCTTCCATGAGGGCCGTGTGTGCACTGCTGGTGTGGCCGAGGTCCCGCATGTATAGCCTCTGGAGGCAGTAATCTCTCAACTCTCGGGTGTTGCTCAGGCACTGAAGAATTGAGTTCATGAAGCACTAGGAGAGATCATCTGGCAATTAGTGGGCGTGCACAGTTCTGGGTTTTTCATAAGCCATATATTCTCAGCTAATGGCACTATTGGGATGAGGCAGCAACTTCAAGAGATGGGACCCAGTAGGCGGCCTTCAGGTATTGGGTGCCCGGAAGAGGCCTGTAGGACCcagctctcttcccctctctctgctaCATCCTGGCTATGAAATGAATGGTTTTGCTATATATACATGTGTTGTCTGCTTTGTCACAAGCCCAAGGCAACAGAGCCAGGAAGCAAGCCATACTGAGCCCAACAAACTCGCCTAGGATGATGTCTCTCACACATCTATCGTAGGGGAAGCTGACTAGCAACACTGTGGTGGGGTAGAGATCCTTCCCAGCACCTCCTCTATCACCTGCAActacaggttctctcttctatccaaaaatgaactctcagagctccagactcctcctccttcctgagtCAAGGCAGGGTGGAGTGAGGCAAGtccccagtgtgggggaaggcCATGTAACTGGCTACTTCCTATTGAGGTGTGCAAAGGGGTGTGGGCACACTGGGCAGCAATGGGTGGGAAGTGATGGGAACCAGGAGGAAGGCTCAGGAGAGCAAGCTCCCAGTGACAAGGGCAACTTCCTTTTAGCAGTGCTTCCTGCTGAGGGCGGGTGAGACAGAGCCCTGCAATGCCCTGAGTCGCCAGCCAGGAAGGGCAGGTGCTGACTGCCCTGTAGAATAGGAAGCTAGCTGGAGCCGCGAGAGGGCTCTCTAGATTATTCCaggcaggagaggagggaagggttcAGAAAAGAGGTGAGTTGAGAGGAACTTACCGTGTTCCCAAGGTTTCGAAGACCAGCCAGACCCTGGGCACTCTTTGAATTCTGTAAGTGAAGAACATGTCACGTGAGGGTGAGGTGCAGCCTGGGTCTgcaccagcccctcccccaacgcTTCCCTTCACCACCACACTTCTCTTTTCAGCCTCCATCTGGGTCTTGGAGAGAAGGGGGGGGATGGTGGCTGAGCAATGACACCTATTTTCAACACACAAACTCTTCTTCGGGGCTTTGCTTTTTTATGTATTTCCCCATCTTTttgctctttgagacagggtctcactaggtagctgaGTGAATgtatggcaatcctcctgcctctgcctcctgagtgctgggattacaggtatgatgAGCTACTACACCAGCTTCTCTATTTTCTGCTGCATGGTGACTAAAGATTAGAACTAGAGGCTAGGGATTCATAATTTCAGGAAAATAGTCAATTCCTTGTTGAACAAAATTGAAAGTTCGGTGACGgaagcctgcaatcccagcacctgggaagcagaggcaggagagttaggaattcaaggcccgccTCAGCTACAGACATAGTGAACCcaaaggctagcctgagctatatgaaGCAACAAAACGAGGTTTCATAGCTCAATTCCAGCTACTATTTCAAATGACCTATATTAATATTAGATGTTCAATATATAAAGGAACCATCGTGATTGGCACTTTAAGAAGTTTAAATGGCCAACCGCTCTGAGTTTCGATCTTCAGCTGGGGAAATCTCAAGCTGCCTGCCTTTCTGAATTGCCAGAGACAGGTGGAATTCCTTACAGCTGAACTCAGCTTCCAAGGGCTGAGCCAACGAAGGAGGATCCCTGCCTGTCTCAGGTTTCAACATCCTGAATGGCCCCTGGCCCCAAGCTAAGGAAGCACCTGGTTGAAGGTGCCACTCCTGTCTCGACTGTGGAGGCTGGTgagggggctagagagagaaCAGGTGTGAGATTGCAGGCTCTCAGTGTTATTTGTCAAGGTCTCTTAGCTAATCCTGGGCACACCTCCTTGGGAATCAGAAAACCTTCAGGCTCAAAGGGTTAAAGAAGCAGTGGTTGAGTTTGGGGATGAGTGTGCCACCCCCTCTTGGAAAGGGGGCCTCGGAGCAGGCAACTCTGGAGCAACACTGGCTGGGGCATGCGTGGGGCCGGCTCAACCCTGATCAGAACAGGAGCCTGAAATAACTCAGCTAAAATTACTCATGCCATGCGCTGACAGCCTATGAGGCTGTCAGCGGCTCAAAGCCCAGGAGACTGTCAGCTtgaagggaggtgggggagaagcAGGCCACAGGGAGGGCTTTTCTCAAGAAGTGCCAGGCCCCTCCCACGAGTAACAGGAGCCCTCCCTCAGTCAGTTGTCAGGTAGGACTCTAGCAGGTAGAGAAAACCTACCCAGAAGAGACATGCTTTAAACCTTCAGCTGGAGGGAAAGCCCACTGGCTGCATATAGGGCGCAGCATCCTCCATTGCCCTGGTCTGTGGTGCTAACCTTAAATGCCCCCCAAATGAACTTTTAGCCCCACCACTGGGTGTTGTAGTTCAGCACAAGGTGGCTTGACTAGCATTGGTTAAGGTCTTGGGTCTGATCCCTTGCAATGGTGACATGTGAATTCTGCCTTGCTGATGCCCATGGTGGGCCCTCTAAGTGGGCCACCACAGGGACAGTCCCCGGGGACAAAGATCTTATCAGAGCTTTGGCTAAAGCGGTAAGTCTCCCTTTTCCCCCAGGGCCCAGCAAGAAGGCACCACAAGGATCTTCATGTGCCCCTTGGAGGCACTCCTGGAGGTGTGCCCACACACGATCCCCATTCACACCTGGTTTCGGTAGCTCTTTACTAGTCCTTACCCCCTGTGCCCGAGACGACATCGGTCTAAACAGGCTGTAGAGACAGAAAGCATCCTACCACGGGTGAGCATGTCCACATCCACCAAGGTGCCCCGGCTCTCAGCTCAGGTACTTATCCCAGCACTAgtgagggtggggagagggggaggggtcaCCAGTCCACAGAGGCACTCCAGTGTCCAGGGTGACTGGGCAGCTAGAAGGTGGGAAGTGCATTCACCCTCCATGGTTAGTATTCTAGTTCCTTCCTTTCTATTGGCTTGGgggcagaaaggaagaagaggttcTTCTaaatcaccatttttttttaatttttttttttgtgtgaggAGGCATGTTCTTATCTAAAACTTCCTAAGCTCCAAAACACTTGGCAATTTcgtcttcttccctttctcagacaTGGGGTCTCACCATACACCTCTGGCTAGCCTGAAAGTCGCTATGTAGTCAggatgtctctgcctcccaagggttgagattataggcattcgccaccatgcctggccctacTTGCCAACTTCTTAGTGGTCTATgtagaaggtgggggtggggtggggggtggaggggcttgggggtgggagtggatgTGGGGAGCCGGGTTGCTCGAGGCCAGGCCAGATATTCTTCAGCCATGAATAGGAAATCAGGAGCTCCAGGGAAAGTCAGCACTTTCCATTCCAGAGAAGAACAAAATGTCCCAGGAGTGACCTTTCTCACAGGGCAAACAATCCTACCTCTGGGCTGGCAAGGAAAGAGAGGCTAGGACTGAAAAGGTGGGACAGAAACCCTGCACAGCCAGCTGCCCACAATGCCAGCGCAAGGGAAGGATCCCAGCTGTTCGGCTGGGACTCATGTGCAGAGGTGAGAAAGTTTGGACCTGGCGCTCGCTGCCTTACACTCTGCCATCAGCAAACCTAGCTTTGACTCAGTAGCAAGCACTGTTCTAGAGAGGAGATGCCACCTCCATAGTAAACAGCATTCCTCTGCCAGGGCAGGAGCGGGGGCTCACACAGCCTGTCACTGGGTAATGCCGGTTGGCATCTGGGCATGGGCCTGTAAGAAAGGTGAGCTGAGATTGTGACTTCACACTGGAGACCCCAGTGGAGGGGCAGTCTTGCTTTATCTGCATGGGGAGGGTCAGCCACGTCCTGGTGGCAAGCAGGGAGCCCGGTGTAGCCCTGGCACGGGGCAGGGCACGCACTGCCAACACGGGAGCTGGTGCCTGTTACATAAGACCTGTCAAGCTCAGGCCCCTTCTCTTTCCCAAAGGTACAGTGCCCAGCCTTAGCTCCAGAATTACTCAGGAAGCTGCTTCAATCAAGGAATCAGCTGCCCACTCTACACAACTCAAGAGGGCCGGAAAGAGACGGGCTCATTCTCTCACCTGTCTACAACCTCTGCCCTTCACAGGGTCAAAGCACCCTGGCAACTGACCCCTGGGAGACAGCCTGTTTGGGAACGGAGAAAGGGAGGCACCCTTTGACCCACCTTCCTTGTTGGAGTTTGGTCTTGGAAGAGTCACCCCCGAGTCCAGCGTGTTTTCCTGTCCCCTCTAGTCACACCAGCCCTAGTCAAGGTTACTCTAGCCTGCACCTGTCTTGATATAGGTGACTGGGATTAAGAGGCCAAGAGCCACCAGGTGCCCGCATCACTCAGGGAAGAGGGtgagcgggggtggggtgggggggttcgGGACTTGGATATCAACAGGGGAGGGGTCTGCAGCAAGCCTGCGATCTCTAGAGAAGGGGGCATCCCTTGCCAGGAGACCCtgggaaaagaggggaaaaagCTGGCGAGGGACATCCCGGGGATTCAGAGACTCGTGGTAGACTGGGGTTGATCCCGGGAACAACAGGACCCCAGACCTTCAGCGTGGGAGGTCCTAGAAAAGGGCCCGCGTACCTTGGCTTTGTTGAGCAGAAGCCCCACGAAGGTGGAGAGCAGCAGGGACGGGGAAAGAGGGGAGCGCGGTCGCAGCTCCTTGGCGAGAGCGGGAAAGGGGGCGGCGGGGGGCTCTTCGGGCAGGGTCACGGTGTAGGAGGTACGCATGCTGCGGAGCGGGCGGTGGGCTATGCCCCAAACCCAACGCGGCTGGCCAAGGGGTTACGGGGGGAGTCCCCGTGCCTTGCTACAACCCGGACACCGAAGCCGGCTGAGATCCCACAGGACCCCGTCGGCGACGTGGGGCAGTAACCGCTACTGCGGGGCCCAGCGCGCGCTCCTCCGCCTCAACCTCCCCACCGCGCGCAGCCAACCGACCGGGCCCGGCGCTCGCGCTCCGGCGGACTGGCTGACCCGCCGAGCTTCCAGCTTTGCGACGTCAGCGCCTGGGAAGGGCGGGGCCGGACCCGGGACCACGCCCCACCCCGCCTTCGCCCCGCCCCGGGAACCGGCACGCGGACGCCGGCGAGGTCGCAGGGCCCGCCCAAAGCCGATGACCCTGGGGCCACAGAGACGCGGGAACCCTACGGGCAAAGAGAGTACTAGCTACCACTGGTCGGCCCAGGGGTTGGGCTCCACAGACAATCTTTGGGGTCCTTGGGAGATGCTCCCCTTAAGATCAAGTGTCAGCCTGCAGCGCCTCCGCCCGAGCAGCAGGCAATTGGGAACTTGGGGTTGTGGATCCTTTTGAGACCCTAGGGACAGCTAATTAATTTTCAGGGCAAAATGCACAGGCACGCACACTTTCGTCTAGTATGCAGGGACCCCCTGTCTTTGTGATGGCCAGCATTCTCACGGTCTGCAGGGGTCCAGGTGCCCTGGCTAGAAAAGATTTCGAACCACCTCCGGGGCCAAGCTCTGTTCCTCCTCTGGACCTGACCTAGCCCATTATCAAGAGAGGCGGTGCTCATTTTATCAGGTACAATAGGTCACTGGCCCTTTTGGCTCCAGGAAAGAACCATTTCTGGGTCCTCTCAACCAATTAATCCATCTCGTCTAGAATCttaaatataactttttataAGAGGATGGGAGGAAGATGCTCTTCTTGTACGTTGGGGGTGGTCTTGTATGTGGGTGGTCTCTCGCTCCCACGTGGGCAAAGATtaaaggcgggggggggggtttaGGGAGAGGGGTTTGTTTTTGATGCTCCGCCCCCTCACCTAACAGGGAAGCGCAGGAATCTGCCGAGAGAAAGTATCTTGTTTGGAGCTTGCAGGCTATTTTTAGCCAGtatttttagcatttaaaaatacTCGGAGAGGCAGCCGTGTGCGCTGTTACTCATCTGTGGGCTGCTTCTGTTCCTCCTGGCATGCTCATCCCCACATGTACACGCGTACCGCACACACGACCACAGCCACATGGAGACTGCGTCCGAGATGCATGTGTGGGTTGTACCCTAGGCAGCCCACAAAATAGGAATTTGGTGCAAATAGGTGGAGTACGGACAGTCTCTCAGtactggtggggggggggggggagaggaggagggagcaggcgCTACTGGGCAATGAGAGCTGTCACGGTTGGAGGCATGATCTTCAGACTTTGACCCAACCTGGCCCCTGAACGCACTGCGACGGCCCTTCTCTCCAAGCTTCCGTCTTTGCAGCAACATCCTTTTCCAGGGGCAGGTCCCACACTCGGCGCGTCAAGTCAGTGCTCACATTTGATCACAGCACTGCTGTGAGATAACCAGATCATCTTGCACGTGGTCCAGGAGGCTGTAAAGCTGTCTCCCCATAGCCTCTTTCCATTGTCATTCTCTGATCCCTGCCACCAACTACCTTGCTCCTGTTCTGCTCTTAAGGACTGGTACTGGACAGACAGCAGGACAGGCAAGCAGGTTTGCAAGCAAGACTGactacctgagtttgatccccaagacTC encodes:
- the Usp2 gene encoding ubiquitin carboxyl-terminal hydrolase 2 isoform X2, translated to MRTSYTVTLPEEPPAAPFPALAKELRPRSPLSPSLLLSTFVGLLLNKAKNSKSAQGLAGLRNLGNTCFMNSILQCLSNTRELRDYCLQRLYMRDLGHTSSAHTALMEEFAKLIQTIWTSSPNDVVSPSEFKTQIQRYAPRFVGYNQQDAQEFLRFLLDGLHNEVNRVAARPKASPENLDHLPDEEKGRQMWRKYLEREDSRIGDLFVGQLKSSLTCTDCGYCSTVFDPFWDLSLPIAKRGYPEVTLMDCMRLFTKEDILDGDEKPTCCRCRARKRCIKKFSVQRFPKILVLHLKRFSESRIRTSKLTTFVNFPLRDLDLREFASENTNHAVYNLYAVSNHSGTTMGGHYTAYCRSPVTGEWHTFNDSSVTPMSSSQVRTSDAYLLFYELASPPSRM